The following proteins come from a genomic window of Shewanella halifaxensis HAW-EB4:
- a CDS encoding glycerate kinase, whose amino-acid sequence MKIVIAPDSFKESLTAMEVANEIERGFRTVLPNAEYIKIPVADGGEGTVQSMVDATDGTIIKLNVTGPLGHKVQAFYGILGVGYQGDKKTAVIEMAAASGLHLVAEDKRNPLMTTSYGTGELIVDALNRGIEHIIIGLGGSATNDGGAGMAQAIGAHLLNSAGKAISPGGAALTELVSIDLTDLHPLIKACSFEVACDVNNPLCGNKGASAIFGPQKGATPEMVEQLDNALKHYADIIACCAIQDNRDYAGAGAAGGMGLGVMAFLGAELKPGIDIVMETVNLAGLAKGADLVITGEGRLDSQTLHGKTPMGVAGVAKAQGISVIAIAGCVSDDANVLLEHGIDALFSITPRALPLAEVLSNAKHNLYSTAKNIAALYALSSAK is encoded by the coding sequence ATGAAAATTGTGATAGCCCCCGACTCTTTCAAAGAAAGCCTTACAGCAATGGAAGTGGCTAATGAGATCGAACGAGGATTTCGCACTGTTTTACCCAACGCCGAGTACATTAAGATCCCTGTTGCCGACGGTGGTGAAGGCACTGTACAGTCGATGGTGGATGCGACAGATGGCACGATTATCAAACTTAATGTAACCGGGCCGCTTGGTCACAAAGTACAGGCTTTTTATGGCATCTTGGGCGTCGGTTATCAGGGAGATAAAAAAACCGCGGTGATTGAAATGGCGGCGGCATCAGGCCTGCACTTAGTTGCAGAAGATAAGCGTAACCCGCTGATGACCACGAGCTATGGCACGGGAGAGTTGATTGTCGATGCTCTCAATCGCGGTATAGAGCATATCATTATCGGCCTTGGCGGTAGTGCAACTAATGATGGCGGCGCTGGTATGGCGCAGGCTATTGGTGCACACCTGCTCAACAGCGCTGGTAAGGCTATATCCCCTGGAGGAGCAGCTTTAACGGAGCTCGTCAGTATTGATTTAACCGACTTACACCCGCTCATCAAGGCCTGCAGCTTTGAGGTTGCCTGTGATGTCAATAATCCGCTGTGTGGAAACAAAGGTGCCTCGGCTATTTTTGGTCCACAAAAAGGCGCAACCCCAGAGATGGTTGAGCAGTTAGATAATGCCCTTAAACACTACGCAGATATTATTGCATGCTGCGCTATCCAAGATAACCGTGACTATGCAGGCGCTGGCGCAGCAGGTGGTATGGGCTTAGGTGTGATGGCCTTTTTAGGCGCAGAGCTAAAACCCGGCATCGACATCGTGATGGAAACGGTCAACTTGGCAGGTTTAGCCAAAGGTGCCGATTTAGTGATTACTGGTGAAGGCCGCCTCGATAGCCAAACCCTACACGGTAAAACCCCAATGGGCGTCGCTGGTGTCGCTAAAGCTCAGGGGATCTCGGTTATTGCTATCGCAGGCTGTGTAAGCGATGACGCTAACGTGTTGCTTGAACATGGCATAGATGCACTCTTTTCGATTACCCCAAGAGCCTTACCGCTTGCAGAGGTGCTTAGCAACGCTAAACATAATCTCTACAGCACGGCTAAAAATATCGCCGCGCTATACGCACTCTCATCCGCTAAATAG
- a CDS encoding GntP family permease: MSLVLILLAVIAFIVIATAKFKLHPFLTLILASFLAAFAYGLPSADIAKTITSGFGGILGYIGLVIVLGTIIGTILEKSGAAITMADVVIKVLGQRFPTLTMSIIGYIVSIPVFCDSGFVILNSLKQSMANRMKVSSVSMSVALATGLYATHTFVPPTPGPIAAAGNLGLESNLGLVIFVGIFVAAVAALAGTLWANRFADTQPDGEGAEELLTHQDDFDKLKQAYGELPSPTRAFAPIFVPILLICLGSVANFPSTPLGDGMLFDILAFLGQPVNALMIGLFLSLSLLKGNDKIKEFSDRISQGLVVAAPILLITGAGGAFGAVLKATDIGTFLGESLSALGIGIFMPFVVAAALKSAQGSSTVALVATSALVAPMLGDIGLASDMGRVLTVMAIGAGAMTVSHANDSFFWVVTQFSRMSVKQAYKAQTMATLIQGVTAMTLVYLLSLVLL, from the coding sequence ATGAGCCTAGTACTGATCTTATTGGCCGTGATTGCATTTATCGTCATTGCCACCGCTAAATTTAAGCTACATCCGTTTTTAACCCTTATTCTTGCATCGTTTCTTGCCGCATTTGCCTACGGCCTACCGAGTGCCGATATCGCCAAGACCATCACCTCAGGTTTTGGCGGGATCTTAGGTTATATCGGTTTAGTCATCGTGCTTGGTACCATCATAGGTACGATCCTCGAGAAGAGTGGCGCCGCAATTACCATGGCGGATGTGGTTATTAAAGTGCTTGGACAGCGCTTTCCAACGCTAACCATGTCGATTATCGGTTATATTGTGTCAATTCCAGTATTTTGTGACTCAGGCTTTGTGATCTTAAACTCGCTCAAGCAGTCGATGGCTAACCGTATGAAGGTGTCGAGCGTGTCTATGAGTGTCGCTCTAGCAACGGGTCTATATGCCACTCACACGTTTGTGCCTCCAACGCCAGGCCCTATCGCCGCAGCGGGTAACTTAGGCCTAGAGTCAAACCTTGGCTTAGTAATTTTTGTCGGTATCTTCGTTGCAGCCGTTGCCGCGCTTGCTGGTACGCTGTGGGCTAATCGTTTTGCTGATACCCAGCCAGATGGTGAAGGCGCTGAAGAGCTTTTGACTCACCAAGATGATTTCGACAAGCTTAAGCAGGCCTATGGCGAGCTTCCAAGCCCGACTCGTGCATTTGCACCGATTTTCGTGCCAATCCTACTTATCTGTTTAGGCTCTGTTGCCAACTTCCCATCGACGCCACTTGGCGATGGCATGCTATTCGATATCTTAGCGTTCTTGGGTCAGCCAGTTAATGCCTTGATGATTGGCCTATTCCTGTCACTGTCTCTATTAAAGGGCAACGACAAAATTAAAGAATTCAGTGACCGTATTAGCCAAGGTTTAGTGGTTGCTGCGCCAATTCTACTTATCACTGGTGCGGGCGGTGCGTTTGGCGCGGTACTTAAAGCGACTGACATAGGCACTTTCTTAGGTGAATCACTATCTGCACTTGGCATTGGTATCTTCATGCCATTTGTTGTTGCAGCGGCGCTTAAATCGGCTCAAGGCTCCTCTACTGTAGCCTTGGTTGCAACCTCAGCACTGGTTGCACCGATGCTTGGCGATATCGGTCTTGCCAGTGATATGGGCCGCGTACTGACGGTGATGGCCATTGGTGCAGGGGCAATGACGGTGTCTCATGCTAACGATAGCTTCTTCTGGGTCGTGACTCAGTTTAGCCGCATGAGTGTTAAGCAAGCTTACAAAGCCCAAACTATGGCCACGCTAATTCAAGGTGTTACGGCTATGACTTTGGTTTACCTACTAAGCTTAGTGTTGCTTTAA